A window from Neobacillus sp. PS3-40 encodes these proteins:
- a CDS encoding Ig-like domain-containing protein, whose product MIKTNYIRHMILYLFILIVFCGSFLYPFPSDLDQAAGTSLSFEVLNPTNNAYLKDTNVQFSGTFAIDPSATLNVTIVVDNIDPTNPEDISSQIIKNPDNSSWSFNKDFSVGTHTVTFTATDGTSTISKDVSFTIDTQRPIVTDYKLISPNHVGNINAWEDSILEDMTHVPLDAKIQITVNETNGLAYKKENNGATYTNPITVTSDNQTNVVSVEDHQSPPQPDANGNYIITFTPSSQLEPSTTYYVYLTTNIVDSSGNTVYPKVLKFTTTSQVIGTDSQYDESDPHGNYLLSDPQTQVNRTNLCANCHNSHTGGSVKLLGGKFIKDSTKSATDPDNTTNYCMACHDGTSATRMSSKVENMDLSTGSKHDEALDTKHLANQGSCASCHNPHLVWSKDNPNMLQDHFVYDHTLVDPAKNAPQEILDSDQILCETCHDRKTVLIKDYASVEYKISHYRKSTNRLGTIEDNDLCFRCHNANKLQKGETLSDIQSLYEKNNSKHNFAAQDGSIVTGSLPCSECHETHGSSNIKLLKKKLGQENLQDDFVATSGDWNAAKEREFCMKCHNGSTAIFGVTGKLPDSKTLGHEETSIEACSTCHGGTTKSFIEAAHSPQTGTVNP is encoded by the coding sequence ATGATAAAAACGAATTATATAAGACACATGATCCTATATTTATTTATATTAATCGTTTTTTGTGGCTCCTTCCTCTACCCTTTTCCATCTGATCTTGATCAAGCTGCTGGCACTTCTTTGTCCTTTGAAGTTCTTAACCCAACAAATAATGCCTATCTAAAAGATACAAATGTTCAGTTTTCAGGCACATTCGCTATTGATCCAAGTGCAACATTAAATGTGACAATAGTTGTGGATAATATAGACCCAACCAACCCCGAGGATATTTCTAGCCAAATAATTAAAAATCCTGATAATAGTTCATGGTCATTTAATAAAGATTTTTCTGTTGGAACACACACTGTTACTTTTACAGCTACAGATGGAACTTCTACTATCTCAAAGGATGTTTCTTTTACAATAGATACCCAAAGACCTATTGTTACCGATTATAAATTAATTTCTCCAAATCACGTTGGAAACATTAATGCATGGGAAGACTCAATCCTTGAAGACATGACCCATGTTCCATTGGATGCAAAAATTCAAATAACGGTGAATGAAACAAATGGTTTAGCATATAAAAAAGAAAATAACGGAGCAACTTATACTAATCCAATAACAGTCACATCAGACAATCAAACAAACGTTGTAAGTGTTGAAGATCATCAGAGTCCACCACAACCTGATGCAAATGGAAACTATATTATTACATTTACGCCAAGTTCACAGCTTGAACCAAGTACAACTTATTATGTTTATTTAACTACTAATATTGTAGATAGCAGCGGAAACACTGTTTATCCAAAAGTACTGAAATTTACCACTACGAGTCAAGTTATTGGTACAGATTCACAGTACGATGAGAGTGATCCACATGGTAATTATTTATTAAGTGACCCACAAACACAAGTTAATCGAACCAACTTGTGTGCCAATTGCCACAACAGCCATACAGGAGGAAGTGTCAAATTACTTGGGGGTAAATTCATAAAAGATTCTACGAAAAGTGCGACGGATCCCGATAATACAACTAACTATTGTATGGCATGCCATGACGGTACGTCAGCTACAAGGATGTCATCAAAAGTTGAAAATATGGATTTGTCGACAGGTTCGAAACACGATGAAGCTCTTGATACCAAGCACTTAGCAAATCAAGGATCATGCGCATCCTGTCATAACCCACATTTGGTTTGGTCAAAGGATAACCCTAATATGCTACAAGATCATTTTGTGTATGATCATACATTAGTTGACCCAGCAAAAAATGCCCCTCAAGAAATACTTGATAGTGATCAAATATTATGTGAAACCTGCCATGATCGAAAAACAGTTTTAATAAAAGATTATGCAAGTGTCGAATATAAAATATCACATTATAGAAAAAGTACAAACAGATTAGGGACCATCGAAGATAATGATCTGTGCTTCCGATGTCACAATGCAAATAAACTTCAAAAAGGAGAAACTCTATCTGATATTCAATCATTGTATGAAAAAAATAACTCAAAACATAACTTTGCTGCTCAAGATGGCAGTATTGTAACCGGCTCTTTACCTTGTTCAGAGTGTCACGAGACTCATGGTTCTAGTAATATTAAATTATTAAAAAAGAAATTAGGACAAGAGAATCTACAGGATGATTTTGTTGCAACTTCCGGCGATTGGAATGCAGCAAAGGAAAGAGAATTTTGTATGAAATGTCATAATGGATCGACAGCTATTTTTGGGGTGACTGGTAAACTACCTGACTCTAAAACACTTGGCCATGAAGAAACTAGCATTGAGGCATGTTCTACCTGCCATGGAGGTACAACAAAATCATTTATTGAAGCAGCACACTCACCTCAGACAGGAACGGTGAATCCATAA
- a CDS encoding cytochrome c3 family protein, giving the protein MKRTNYLRCIALYLVTLIVFLGSSLFPILTNADGSLFAFDITNPTSNQTLNNGNVQFSGTYSSDTGLTVTMEETIDPINPQPISSGGIIIDSVNKVWSISKQFVPGRHKVTFTANDGTNPSITKSIWFMVQVDRPIIKEYKLITGDGTWNTPLEDMTHVPLDTNIQLLVKEINGTPLNESTGSIIIKSEKEPTINIDGVVSWDGPDENGVYTITFNPTNNFSSNTTYFVNTDIKDVNGISAYPKALKFITTSENEDNNPHMHYINNTNTCAFCHSTHLGKNPSLEGGRYYNTDIQKATFPNADLSKSYCLACHDGTTTAPIVNNIDKTYQHNHPSNESGSGSELTPLIQTDSCTACHNPHLSMSKENPNLLKDHDVYTSKSGGQTVDSLDVTCGSCHEDNAPININDYPDPVKETLSYKKSTSAEGGTSPKETDSTQNTVPDYSLCLRCHNGNTKNDAVDIETYYTSTSGHSFTQEDGSKLAGAMPCAECHETHGSDNVKLLRKNFGNNPETTDIYSKPDAGWGPSEERTFCLKCHNNKTEIYGKIGALDDTITGHESDNLKACSECHSDSYDPDNPVETLPKAFMEAAHGPKKGINK; this is encoded by the coding sequence ATGAAAAGGACGAATTATCTAAGATGTATTGCCCTGTATCTAGTTACACTGATCGTTTTTCTGGGTTCATCTCTCTTCCCTATTCTAACTAATGCTGATGGATCACTATTTGCATTTGATATAACAAATCCCACCAGCAATCAAACTTTAAACAATGGAAATGTCCAGTTTTCTGGTACATATTCATCAGATACAGGATTAACTGTTACGATGGAAGAAACGATAGATCCTATAAACCCACAACCCATTTCATCAGGCGGTATCATTATTGATTCAGTAAATAAAGTATGGTCAATCAGTAAACAATTCGTACCAGGTCGACACAAAGTTACGTTTACCGCAAACGACGGAACCAACCCTTCCATTACAAAAAGTATCTGGTTTATGGTGCAGGTAGATAGGCCTATTATTAAAGAATATAAATTAATAACTGGAGACGGGACTTGGAACACGCCACTCGAAGATATGACCCATGTTCCGTTGGATACAAATATTCAATTGTTAGTTAAAGAGATAAATGGTACTCCTTTAAATGAAAGCACAGGCTCAATTATTATCAAATCAGAAAAGGAACCCACTATAAATATAGATGGAGTAGTTAGTTGGGATGGCCCCGATGAAAATGGAGTATATACAATAACCTTTAATCCTACTAATAATTTCAGTTCCAATACAACATATTTTGTTAACACTGACATTAAAGATGTAAATGGAATCTCTGCTTATCCTAAGGCTTTAAAATTCATTACAACAAGTGAAAACGAAGATAATAACCCACATATGCATTATATAAATAACACAAATACATGTGCATTTTGCCATAGTACACATCTTGGAAAAAATCCTTCACTAGAAGGTGGACGATACTATAATACAGATATACAAAAGGCTACCTTTCCAAATGCTGACCTTTCTAAAAGTTATTGTTTAGCATGTCACGATGGAACAACAACTGCTCCAATTGTTAACAATATCGACAAAACCTATCAACATAATCATCCATCTAACGAGTCTGGAAGTGGTTCTGAGCTTACGCCTTTAATACAAACGGATTCTTGTACGGCGTGCCACAATCCACACCTAAGCATGTCGAAAGAAAATCCAAACTTGTTAAAGGATCACGATGTTTATACCTCAAAATCAGGGGGACAGACCGTTGATTCTTTAGACGTCACTTGTGGTTCTTGTCATGAGGATAACGCGCCTATAAATATAAATGATTACCCAGATCCCGTTAAGGAGACACTTTCTTATAAGAAATCAACATCAGCAGAAGGTGGAACATCACCAAAAGAAACGGATTCAACACAAAATACTGTGCCAGATTATTCATTGTGTTTGAGATGCCATAATGGTAATACAAAAAATGATGCTGTAGATATTGAGACCTATTATACAAGTACTTCGGGGCATTCATTTACTCAAGAGGACGGTAGTAAATTAGCTGGGGCAATGCCCTGTGCTGAATGTCATGAAACACATGGATCTGATAATGTAAAGTTGCTTAGGAAGAACTTTGGAAATAACCCTGAGACAACTGATATTTATAGTAAACCTGATGCAGGTTGGGGCCCTTCTGAAGAGCGTACCTTCTGTCTAAAATGTCATAACAACAAAACAGAGATTTACGGTAAGATTGGAGCGTTAGATGATACCATAACGGGACATGAGTCAGACAATTTAAAAGCTTGCTCTGAATGCCATTCAGATAGCTATGATCCAGATAATCCTGTTGAGACACTTCCTAAAGCTTTCATGGAAGCAGCTCATGGACCTAAAAAGGGAATTAATAAGTAA